The following DNA comes from Bacilli bacterium.
CCGAACAATACGCCCGCGGCAAAACCGATAACGGTAATCTTCAGCGTGGCGGCGGTATGATGGAGAATCCGCGAAAAATCAGCGAACCCCGCCGCCAGTATATGCAGCGGGGTCGGCAGAAGCCAGGCGGGTACGGCTAACACGCTCGCTGAGACTTGCCAGACTGCCAAAAAGGCGACGACGATGATGATCGGCGCGGCAGCCTGATAATAGCGCGGCTGCATGTCAGTCGTATTTTTCCGTCAGTTTCTCCATCGAAACTCCTGACGGGTTAAAGAAAATTTTAATTTGCGACATGACGCTGGGGCTGCCGCTTGCGAGCATCTCCTCATTCATCTTTTTCACAATGCCCAACAATTCATCAAGCTCGCCTTCCATCGTTGTTTCCAACGGTCCGACGCGATATTTGACGCCTGATTGGTCGATGACGGCGATCGCCTTGTCAACATACGGAATGACATCTTCCCCGTGTGGCGTTTTGGGCAAAATTTGTATGCTTAATAAGGTATTCGGCATATGCATCCTCCTTATTGTTTCGGCAAAAATTGATTTGTGAACGCCGCATCGACATCGAGCGGTTTCTCCAATAATTTGTGGTCAAGCATCCAGCTGGCGTAATTTTCCCAAACTTCGCGTTTCTGGATGCCCCACTGCGGCGCATCATCGCGATATTTCGGACTTAGCCATTTCTGGCTCGCCCTAACCAGCTTTTCATTCAGATCGGGCTCGGCTTTAATCAGGATATCGGCCGCCTCGTCGGGATGATC
Coding sequences within:
- a CDS encoding thiamine-binding protein, which encodes MPNTLLSIQILPKTPHGEDVIPYVDKAIAVIDQSGVKYRVGPLETTMEGELDELLGIVKKMNEEMLASGSPSVMSQIKIFFNPSGVSMEKLTEKYD